Proteins from a genomic interval of Zonotrichia albicollis isolate bZonAlb1 chromosome 18, bZonAlb1.hap1, whole genome shotgun sequence:
- the RNF185 gene encoding E3 ubiquitin-protein ligase RNF185 translates to MASKGPTASASTKSSSTGGTSGSSSSNGSGDSTNQDNTFECNICLDTAKDAVISLCGHLFCWPCLHQWLETRPNRQVCPVCKAGISRDKVIPLYGRGSTGQQDPREKTPPRPQGQRPEPENRGGFQGFGFGDGGFQMSFGIGAFPFGIFATAFNINDGRPPPAVPGTPQYVDEQFLSRLFLFVALVIMFWLLIA, encoded by the exons ATGGCAAGCAAAGGACCCACAGCTTCTGCATCAACAAAGAGCTCCAGTACTGGAGGGaccagtggcagcagcagcagtaatgGTTCTGGGGACAGCACTAATCAGGACAACACCTTTGAGTGCAACATCTGTTTGGACACTGCCAAGGATGCAGTCATCAGCTTGTGTGGGCACCTCTTTTG TTGGCCTTGTTTACACCAG tGGCTAGAGACCAGGCCAAACAGACAAGTGTGTCCTGTATGCAAAGCAGGAATCAGTCGAGATAAAGTTATTCCTCTCTATGGAAGAGGTAGCACTGGGCAGCAGGACCCCAG AGAGAAAACTCCACCACGACCCCAAGGACAGAGACCTGAACCAGAGAACAGAGGG GGATTCCAGGGCTTTGGGTTTGGTGATGGTGGCTTCCAGATGTCCTTTGGAATTGGGGCGTTTCCCTTTGGTATATTTGCAACAGCCTTCAACATAAACGACGGGCGACCTCCTCCAG CTGTTCCAGGGACTCCTCAATATGTGGATGAGCAGTTCCTTTCCCGCCTCTTCCTGTTTGTGGCACTGGTGATAATGTTCTGGCTGTTGATTGCATAA